Proteins from a single region of Psychrobacter cryohalolentis K5:
- the gltB gene encoding glutamate synthase large subunit codes for MSMISSHTHLASPDDFSDNCGFGLIAHIEGQASHDLVKTAIHSLSCMTHRGGVAADGKTGDGCGLLLATPVAFFRDIAAEQQFEITDNFAVGMVFVNPDTATAQHSLQVLNEEITAQGLEVAGWRDVPLDLSIVGEIGRQTLPDFKQVFVNAPDGLAADDFNRKLFVARKKSEQRLVDDELFYVCSLSCQTIIYKGLVMPSDLPAFFLDLQDARLASHIVVFHQRFSTNTLPRWPLAQPFRYLAHNGELNTISGNRSWSEARTPKLKSDKLPNLNELTPLVNSSGSDSSSLDNMLEVLMSGGMSLFHSMSILVPPAWQNVDSMDMDLRAFYEFYSQHMEAWDGPAGLVIQDGRYAVCMLDRNGLRPSRWVTTKNGYITVASEVGVWDYKPKDVLAKGRVGPGQMLVIDTQTGQIMDTKAIATLLKKAHPYRKWLRDEATHIRDDERLEEEIAAQACRGEPLKALQKMYHITNEERTEIIRPNAENAQEPVGSMGDDTPMAVLSQQIRHVGDFFRQQFAQVTNPPIDPLRESIVMSLQTCLGAETNVFAPSARDAHRIILSSPVLSASKMQQLETVNDPAFKMARIDLNYDRTLELSAAIISICEQVASSIRAGHTLIVLSDKDIAVDEVPANAIMVTGAVHHYLIAQGIRTDANLIIETGLARDSHQVAVLIGFGATCVYPYLAYDVIDDLVATGELLGDPIQARVNFRKGLDKGLLKILSKMGISTIVSYRGAQLFEAVGLSEEVVNLCFKGVQSRIKGATFADLAADQAQLAANAFKRRAPLDQGGLLKFVFNKEYHAFNPDVINSLHLAVRTGNYDNYRQYAEIVNSRPVATLRDLLQLKTDNPLDVDEVEDISAILSRFDSAGMSLGALSPEAHEAIAIAMNTIGGRSNSGEGGEDPVRYGTLRNSKIKQVASGRFGVTPAYLRSAEVMQIKVAQGAKPGEGGQLPGGKVNALIARLRYSVPGVTLISPPPHHDIYSIEDLAQLIFDLKQVNPDALVSVKLVSRPGVGTIATGVAKAYADLITISGYDGGTAASPLSSIHHAGSPWELGLAETHQSLRVNGLRHKVRIQTDGGLKTGLDVVKAAILGAESFGFGTTPMIAVGCKYLRICHLNNCPTGVATQKAQLRDDHFIGEAEMLINFFKFVATETREWLAKLGVRTMEELVGRTDLLDILEGNTAKQQHLDLSPLLFSHPASSGKAQTCQVERNEPFDKGLLAEQMISDMLLNIRQGNGGDYSYYVGNCDRSIGARISGEIAELWGNLGMSDKPIKLHLTGTAGQSLGVWNAGGLHIELEGDANDYVGKGMAGGEIVIYPPKDSSFVTQDTAIVGNTCLYGATGGKLYAAGTAGERFGVRNSGAHAVIEGTGDHCCEYMTGGIITILGRTGLNFGAGMTGGFAYVLDLEGDFFDRCNHELIDLNRISSEQMESHRIYLQQVIERHVDKTGSAWGQTILADFEHYARKFYLVKPKAANVATLLKTTTADPQ; via the coding sequence ATTTGGCCTCGCCAGATGACTTTTCTGACAATTGCGGTTTTGGTTTGATTGCTCATATTGAGGGTCAGGCCAGTCATGATTTGGTAAAAACAGCCATTCACAGCCTAAGTTGTATGACCCATCGTGGCGGCGTGGCAGCTGATGGCAAAACCGGCGATGGTTGTGGTTTATTATTAGCGACGCCCGTTGCCTTTTTTAGAGACATTGCAGCAGAGCAACAGTTTGAGATAACGGATAACTTCGCGGTTGGTATGGTATTCGTCAATCCAGATACGGCAACGGCTCAGCATAGCCTACAAGTATTAAATGAAGAGATTACCGCACAAGGCTTAGAAGTAGCCGGCTGGCGCGATGTACCACTTGATTTAAGCATTGTCGGTGAAATTGGGCGTCAGACATTACCAGATTTTAAGCAAGTATTTGTCAATGCGCCGGATGGTTTAGCGGCAGATGATTTTAATCGCAAGCTGTTTGTGGCGCGTAAAAAATCTGAGCAACGCTTGGTTGATGATGAGCTGTTTTATGTCTGCTCATTGAGCTGTCAGACTATTATTTACAAAGGTCTGGTGATGCCATCAGATCTGCCTGCTTTCTTCTTAGATTTGCAAGATGCGCGTTTAGCGTCGCATATTGTGGTATTCCATCAGCGCTTTTCAACCAATACGCTACCGCGCTGGCCATTGGCACAGCCTTTTCGCTATTTGGCACATAATGGTGAGCTAAATACCATCTCCGGCAACCGCAGCTGGTCTGAGGCGCGTACGCCAAAATTAAAATCAGATAAATTACCCAATTTGAATGAGTTAACGCCCTTAGTTAATAGTAGTGGCTCAGACTCATCTAGCTTAGACAATATGCTAGAAGTTCTGATGTCAGGTGGTATGAGCTTGTTTCATTCAATGTCGATTCTGGTGCCACCTGCTTGGCAGAATGTCGATAGCATGGATATGGACTTGCGGGCATTTTATGAGTTTTACTCGCAGCATATGGAAGCATGGGATGGTCCTGCAGGTCTCGTGATTCAAGATGGTCGCTATGCCGTCTGTATGCTGGATCGGAACGGTTTACGTCCATCGCGCTGGGTGACGACGAAGAATGGTTATATTACGGTCGCCTCAGAAGTAGGGGTTTGGGACTATAAGCCAAAAGACGTGCTCGCTAAAGGTCGTGTTGGACCCGGTCAGATGCTAGTCATTGATACTCAAACCGGTCAAATAATGGATACCAAAGCCATCGCGACCTTGCTCAAAAAGGCGCATCCGTATCGTAAATGGTTACGTGACGAGGCGACCCATATCCGTGATGATGAGCGCTTAGAAGAAGAGATAGCTGCACAGGCATGTCGCGGTGAGCCGTTAAAAGCATTGCAAAAAATGTATCACATCACCAATGAAGAGCGTACAGAAATCATCCGCCCTAACGCTGAAAATGCGCAAGAGCCAGTTGGTTCGATGGGTGATGATACGCCAATGGCGGTACTGTCACAGCAGATTCGTCATGTCGGTGATTTCTTCCGCCAGCAATTTGCACAGGTGACCAATCCACCGATTGATCCACTACGTGAATCTATTGTAATGTCGCTACAGACGTGCCTCGGCGCTGAAACCAATGTGTTTGCGCCATCAGCCCGCGACGCGCATCGTATTATCTTGTCATCGCCGGTGCTCTCAGCAAGTAAGATGCAGCAACTTGAAACTGTGAATGATCCTGCTTTTAAGATGGCACGTATCGACTTAAATTATGACCGTACATTAGAACTTTCCGCTGCCATTATCTCTATCTGCGAGCAAGTTGCCAGTAGCATTCGTGCTGGTCATACCTTGATTGTCTTATCTGATAAAGACATTGCGGTAGATGAAGTCCCTGCCAACGCCATAATGGTCACAGGGGCGGTGCATCATTATCTGATTGCACAAGGTATTCGTACTGATGCCAATTTAATTATTGAAACTGGTCTGGCACGTGATTCACATCAAGTCGCGGTATTAATTGGCTTTGGCGCGACCTGCGTTTATCCTTATCTAGCTTATGACGTGATTGATGATTTGGTTGCGACTGGCGAGCTGCTTGGTGATCCGATTCAGGCACGGGTAAATTTCCGTAAAGGCTTAGATAAAGGTTTGCTAAAGATTTTATCAAAAATGGGTATCTCTACCATTGTATCGTATCGCGGTGCGCAGTTATTTGAGGCGGTAGGTCTTTCTGAGGAAGTGGTTAATCTGTGCTTTAAAGGCGTGCAAAGTCGTATTAAAGGCGCAACTTTTGCTGATTTGGCAGCGGATCAAGCACAGCTCGCGGCAAATGCCTTTAAGCGTCGCGCCCCACTTGATCAAGGCGGCTTATTAAAATTTGTTTTTAATAAAGAGTATCATGCCTTTAATCCGGATGTGATTAATAGCCTACATTTGGCGGTACGAACTGGTAATTATGACAATTACCGTCAATATGCAGAAATTGTCAATAGCCGTCCGGTCGCTACTTTACGTGATTTATTACAGCTGAAAACGGACAATCCACTTGACGTTGATGAGGTTGAAGATATCTCAGCCATTTTGTCGCGTTTTGACTCTGCTGGTATGTCGCTGGGCGCGCTGTCACCAGAAGCGCATGAAGCCATCGCTATCGCTATGAATACCATTGGTGGTCGCTCAAATTCAGGTGAGGGCGGTGAAGACCCTGTACGTTATGGGACACTGCGTAACTCAAAAATTAAACAAGTTGCCTCTGGTCGTTTTGGGGTAACGCCCGCCTATCTGCGTTCAGCAGAAGTTATGCAGATCAAGGTTGCTCAAGGGGCAAAACCTGGTGAAGGTGGTCAGCTGCCAGGCGGTAAAGTCAATGCGTTAATCGCGCGCCTGCGTTATTCGGTGCCGGGTGTGACGTTAATTTCACCGCCGCCGCATCATGATATTTACTCGATTGAAGATTTGGCGCAGCTTATTTTTGATCTTAAGCAAGTCAATCCAGATGCGTTGGTGTCAGTTAAGTTGGTTTCGCGTCCGGGTGTTGGCACGATTGCAACAGGTGTGGCAAAAGCTTATGCTGACTTGATTACTATCTCAGGTTATGACGGCGGTACGGCAGCATCACCTCTGTCGTCTATCCATCATGCTGGCTCGCCTTGGGAGTTAGGTCTTGCTGAAACTCATCAATCATTACGCGTTAATGGCTTGCGTCATAAAGTCCGTATTCAAACCGACGGCGGTCTAAAGACAGGACTTGATGTGGTCAAAGCCGCCATTCTTGGTGCTGAGAGCTTTGGTTTTGGCACCACGCCGATGATAGCTGTCGGTTGCAAATACCTACGTATTTGCCATTTAAACAACTGCCCAACGGGCGTTGCCACTCAAAAAGCCCAGCTACGCGATGATCACTTCATCGGTGAAGCTGAAATGCTGATTAACTTCTTTAAATTTGTCGCAACCGAAACCCGTGAATGGCTTGCAAAGCTTGGCGTGCGCACGATGGAAGAGTTGGTTGGACGTACTGACTTGCTTGATATATTAGAAGGCAATACTGCTAAGCAACAGCATCTTGATTTATCGCCTCTATTATTTAGTCATCCTGCCAGTAGCGGCAAAGCGCAGACTTGTCAAGTTGAGCGCAATGAGCCATTTGATAAAGGCTTGCTTGCTGAGCAGATGATTAGTGATATGCTACTGAATATTCGTCAAGGCAATGGTGGCGACTATAGTTATTACGTTGGTAACTGTGATCGCTCGATTGGTGCGCGTATCTCAGGCGAGATTGCAGAGTTATGGGGCAATCTTGGCATGAGTGACAAACCTATTAAGCTGCACTTGACCGGAACAGCAGGACAAAGTCTAGGTGTTTGGAATGCTGGTGGCTTGCATATTGAACTTGAAGGCGATGCCAATGATTATGTTGGTAAAGGCATGGCAGGCGGTGAGATTGTGATTTATCCACCAAAAGACTCAAGCTTTGTGACGCAAGATACTGCCATTGTAGGTAATACCTGCTTGTATGGTGCAACAGGTGGCAAGCTATATGCCGCTGGTACGGCAGGGGAGCGTTTCGGTGTTCGTAACTCAGGTGCTCATGCTGTTATCGAGGGCACAGGCGACCATTGCTGCGAGTATATGACGGGCGGTATCATCACCATACTTGGACGTACTGGTCTTAACTTTGGCGCAGGCATGACGGGTGGATTTGCTTATGTACTCGATTTAGAAGGTGATTTCTTTGATCGCTGCAACCATGAGTTGATTGATTTAAATCGTATCTCAAGCGAGCAGATGGAAAGCCACCGTATCTACTTACAGCAGGTCATCGAAAGGCATGTCGATAAAACGGGCAGCGCATGGGGGCAGACCATATTAGCGGACTTCGAGCATTATGCGCGTAAGTTCTACTTGGTTAAGCCAAAAGCAGCAAACGTTGCAACTTTGCTTAAAACCACGACCGCTGATCCGCAATAA